A region of the Blattabacterium cuenoti genome:
TAAATAAAAATGTTGAAATTTTTCTAATTTAGCCGAATTACAGAAATGAAATGATTGAATGTTAAATAAAATAGATCTTTTAATTCTGCGTATGTTTTTTTGACGCATTACTTCAAAATTCGTTACAGCAGTCGATATCAAATCATAAGTAGGGACGCTTGTAATCGTTTTATCAAAATTTTCTATTTTTGCAGAAGTTAAATTAATTTCTCTTACTGTTCCTTCTATACTATATTTATGAATTCCTATCCAATCTCCTACTTTAATCATTTTTGTGGAAGCCATTTGCACTCCGGATACAAATCCAAGGATTGTATCTCTAAAAACTAAGATAACAATAGCTGTTATAGCTCCTAAACTAGTAAGTACCGTAATAAGATCATTTTTTGTTAAAATAGCAATAATAACTAAAACGCAAAATATAACAGATACAATTTTTAATAATTGTGAAAATGAACGTACAGCTATTGTTTGATGATTATTTTCACTGGTAGCAATTCTCATAATTGAATTAACCACTCGAATTAAAAATTGTAAAATAATCAGAACAAACAAAATGTCGAATATCTTTTCTAGATAGATGATAATCGTCTGGTAATCTTTAAAAAGTGGTTTAATTAAAAGATATCCAATTGATAATGGAAAAAAATGAGCTAAACTGTCAAAAACTTTATTTTCATATAAAATATTATCCCAAATAAAATGAGTAGAATTCACTATCCTCCTTCCAATAAAACGAACTCCTTTATTGAATATCCATTCTAAGATAATTAATAGAACGCTGAATAAAAACATTTTACTAATTATAATAATAGTTATACTTCCCCATTTTTTTAGATCTAAATAATGGCTTAATTCATCAAGCCATTCATAATACTGAATATTGAATTTTTCTAATATTTTCATAATAATTTTACAAAACATCTATTATCACATTAACTTAGTATAAGTTATTTTCAATAATTTTATTAGGATTTCATATTATTTTTTTTGTCTATATGATTCTTTGTAGATTGAAGAATATAATAGATATTGAATTTTCTTATAGAAATATAAAAAATTTTGATTCAATTTTTAAATTTAAAAATT
Encoded here:
- a CDS encoding mechanosensitive ion channel family protein gives rise to the protein MFCKIIMKILEKFNIQYYEWLDELSHYLDLKKWGSITIIIISKMFLFSVLLIILEWIFNKGVRFIGRRIVNSTHFIWDNILYENKVFDSLAHFFPLSIGYLLIKPLFKDYQTIIIYLEKIFDILFVLIILQFLIRVVNSIMRIATSENNHQTIAVRSFSQLLKIVSVIFCVLVIIAILTKNDLITVLTSLGAITAIVILVFRDTILGFVSGVQMASTKMIKVGDWIGIHKYSIEGTVREINLTSAKIENFDKTITSVPTYDLISTAVTNFEVMRQKNIRRIKRSILFNIQSFHFCNSAKLEKFQHFYLIKNYIHRKKKEIENFNKEKNIDVSMDINGRRLTNIGLFRQYALEYLHQHPRISQSETLMVRHLEPTPYGLPIELYCFTNTSESIKYEQIQASVFDHLLTAAKEFNLKVTQVTTNVPY